From Pseudanabaena sp. PCC 6802, one genomic window encodes:
- the ileS gene encoding isoleucine--tRNA ligase translates to MTSKTTETSEYKDTVNLPQTEFSMRANAKDREPEIQQFWEEQKIYEDLAARNQGEKFILHDGPPYANGSLHTGHALNKILKDIINRYQIMRGRKVRYVLGWDCHGLPIELKVIQNLKPEERKSLTPLELRHRARDFALDAIAEQSAGFKRWGIWGDYSNAYYTLKPEYEAAQIAVFGQMALKGYIYRGLKPVYWSPSSQTALAEAELEYPEGHTSRSIYVAFPVKQLSEKLSSQLNDRIPGILENPARLYALIWTTTPWTIPANLAISANPDLSYSVVSAGEKYYIVATELVSGLAAKFERELVEGATFSGEVLEHTICQHPIFDRESPILLGSHVTAESGTGLVHTAPGHGQDDYAIGKKYGLSILAPVDDRGIFTQEAGQFAGLNVLKEGNAAVVDAIAERGLLLKEEPYEHKYPYDWRTKKPTIVRATEQWFASVEGFREAALQAIKSVKWIPAIGENRITAMVQERSDWCISRQRNWGVPIPVFYDTETGEVLLNAETIDYIQALIHQHGSDVWWEFSVEELLPPQYRNNGKTYRKGTDTMDVWFDSGSSWAAVLKQREQLDYPADLYLEGSDQHRGWFQSSLLTSVAANDRAPYKTVLTHGFIVDDRGRKMSKSEGNGIDPMEVINGGKDQKQAPPYGADVLRLWVSSVDYGADVPLSKNILNQMADVSRKIRNTARFLLSNLYDFDPTKDAVSLEQLPDLDRYLLHRLREVCLEITDAFDRFQFFRFFQTIQNFCTVDLSNFYLDIGKDRLYISAANSHRRRSCQTVLSLCLEVLAKAIAPVLCHTAEDIWQHMPYAVPCKSVFQAGWLNPLEEWHDPELAEKWQNLREVRSEVNKVMEAARNAKAIGSSLDAKVLLHVSDPVLQARLSSLGSDLQYLFIASQAELVESIPANLSHTANLETLEIAVVNADGQKCPRCWNYSTHVGESVEHPLLCDRCVNALAGKF, encoded by the coding sequence ATGACTTCTAAGACCACAGAAACTTCTGAATATAAAGACACGGTTAACCTGCCCCAAACTGAGTTTTCGATGCGGGCTAATGCTAAAGATAGGGAACCGGAGATTCAGCAATTTTGGGAAGAACAGAAAATTTATGAAGATTTGGCTGCCCGCAATCAGGGCGAGAAGTTTATTTTGCACGATGGCCCACCCTATGCTAATGGCAGCCTGCACACCGGACACGCCTTAAATAAGATTCTCAAAGACATTATCAATCGCTACCAAATTATGCGCGGGCGCAAAGTGCGCTACGTTTTGGGTTGGGACTGCCACGGCTTGCCGATCGAACTGAAAGTAATCCAGAATCTGAAGCCGGAAGAACGCAAGAGCTTGACCCCATTGGAATTACGACATCGGGCACGGGATTTTGCTCTAGACGCGATCGCGGAGCAATCTGCTGGTTTTAAGCGCTGGGGAATTTGGGGCGACTACAGCAATGCCTACTACACGCTCAAGCCGGAATACGAAGCGGCACAGATAGCAGTATTCGGGCAAATGGCACTGAAGGGCTACATTTATCGCGGGCTGAAACCAGTTTACTGGTCGCCCAGTTCGCAAACTGCGCTGGCCGAAGCGGAACTGGAATATCCTGAAGGTCATACTTCCCGCAGTATTTACGTCGCTTTTCCGGTCAAGCAGTTGAGCGAGAAATTAAGCAGTCAATTAAACGATCGAATTCCTGGAATTCTAGAAAATCCAGCTCGCCTCTATGCTTTAATCTGGACGACAACTCCCTGGACGATTCCCGCTAATTTAGCCATCAGTGCGAATCCCGACCTCAGTTATAGCGTCGTATCCGCAGGCGAAAAGTATTATATTGTTGCTACCGAGCTGGTCTCCGGTCTGGCAGCAAAATTTGAACGGGAACTGGTCGAGGGAGCTACCTTCTCTGGCGAGGTACTGGAACATACGATTTGCCAGCATCCCATCTTCGATCGCGAAAGTCCCATCCTGCTAGGCAGCCACGTCACGGCGGAATCCGGAACGGGGTTGGTGCACACTGCTCCAGGGCACGGTCAGGATGACTATGCGATCGGGAAAAAATATGGCTTGAGCATCCTGGCACCCGTTGACGATCGCGGCATTTTTACCCAAGAAGCAGGACAATTTGCGGGGTTGAATGTTTTAAAGGAAGGCAACGCAGCGGTAGTTGATGCCATTGCCGAACGGGGTTTGTTGCTGAAAGAAGAGCCATACGAGCACAAATATCCCTACGATTGGCGTACCAAAAAGCCCACGATTGTGAGGGCAACAGAACAGTGGTTTGCTTCGGTGGAGGGATTCCGCGAAGCTGCACTGCAAGCAATTAAATCTGTAAAATGGATTCCCGCGATCGGAGAGAATCGGATTACTGCGATGGTGCAGGAGCGCTCTGATTGGTGTATCTCGCGCCAGCGCAACTGGGGCGTACCCATCCCCGTGTTTTACGATACCGAGACAGGTGAAGTACTGCTCAATGCTGAAACCATCGACTATATCCAAGCTCTCATCCACCAGCACGGATCTGATGTGTGGTGGGAATTCAGCGTGGAAGAACTGCTGCCACCGCAATATCGCAATAACGGCAAGACCTATCGCAAGGGGACGGATACGATGGATGTTTGGTTTGACTCCGGTTCCTCGTGGGCAGCCGTACTCAAGCAGCGCGAACAACTAGATTATCCTGCCGATCTATATTTAGAAGGTTCCGATCAACATCGCGGGTGGTTCCAATCATCTCTGCTGACTAGCGTGGCGGCGAACGATCGCGCTCCTTACAAAACCGTACTCACCCACGGTTTTATCGTAGACGATCGCGGTCGTAAGATGAGCAAGTCGGAGGGGAATGGCATCGATCCGATGGAAGTGATTAATGGTGGGAAGGATCAAAAGCAAGCCCCTCCCTACGGGGCCGATGTCCTGAGACTGTGGGTATCTAGCGTTGACTATGGTGCTGATGTTCCACTTAGCAAAAACATTCTCAACCAGATGGCGGATGTATCGCGTAAAATCCGCAATACAGCCAGGTTCTTACTGAGCAACCTCTATGATTTCGATCCGACCAAGGACGCAGTATCCCTCGAACAGTTACCCGATTTAGATCGCTACTTATTGCATCGCCTGCGCGAAGTTTGCCTGGAGATTACGGATGCCTTCGATCGCTTTCAGTTCTTCCGTTTCTTCCAAACTATACAAAATTTCTGCACGGTCGATCTATCCAACTTCTATTTGGATATTGGCAAGGATCGCTTGTACATCAGTGCTGCTAATTCCCATAGACGGCGTAGTTGTCAAACTGTATTATCGCTGTGTTTGGAAGTATTGGCAAAAGCGATCGCTCCGGTGCTATGCCACACCGCAGAGGATATCTGGCAGCACATGCCCTATGCAGTTCCCTGTAAATCGGTATTTCAGGCAGGGTGGTTAAATCCTTTAGAGGAATGGCACGATCCCGAATTAGCTGAAAAGTGGCAGAACCTGCGTGAAGTGCGCTCTGAGGTCAATAAGGTGATGGAGGCGGCGCGTAATGCGAAGGCGATCGGTTCTTCACTGGATGCTAAAGTACTGCTGCATGTAAGCGATCCCGTCCTACAAGCAAGACTGAGTTCCCTTGGCAGCGATTTACAATACCTATTCATTGCTTCGCAGGCCGAACTTGTGGAATCTATTCCCGCGAATCTCAGTCATACCGCCAACCTGGAAACCTTAGAGATTGCTGTTGTCAATGCTGACGGACAGAAATGCCCGCGTTGCTGGAACTATTCCACCCATGTGGGCGAGTCGGTCGAGCATCCACTGCTTTGCGATCGCTGTGTCAATGCCTTAGCAGGTAAGTTTTAG
- the hemJ gene encoding protoporphyrinogen oxidase HemJ: protein MGYFWFKTFHIIGVVVWFAGLFYLVRLFIYHVEAEQEPEPARSILKKQYQIMEKRLYDIITTPGMVVTVAMAVGLLTTQPEVLNDMWMHFKLLFVGVLVAYHFYCGRLLKQLAAGECKWSGQQLRALNEAPTVLLVAIVLLVVFKGSLPLDVTTVGILGMIVAMGAAIQLYAKKRRQDREKLALEVSQD, encoded by the coding sequence ATGGGTTACTTTTGGTTTAAAACCTTTCATATCATTGGCGTTGTGGTTTGGTTTGCAGGATTGTTCTATCTGGTGCGCCTCTTTATTTATCACGTTGAAGCAGAGCAAGAGCCGGAACCAGCACGGTCAATCTTGAAAAAGCAATATCAAATCATGGAAAAACGCCTCTATGACATCATCACCACTCCAGGCATGGTGGTAACCGTGGCGATGGCAGTTGGCTTGCTGACTACCCAACCCGAGGTACTTAATGATATGTGGATGCATTTCAAGCTTCTATTTGTCGGAGTCCTGGTTGCCTATCATTTTTACTGCGGGCGCTTGCTCAAACAACTAGCGGCAGGAGAATGCAAATGGAGCGGGCAGCAACTGCGCGCGCTCAATGAAGCGCCTACGGTACTTTTGGTAGCGATCGTTTTGCTTGTCGTCTTTAAAGGCAGCCTACCACTGGATGTTACCACTGTAGGTATTCTGGGCATGATTGTCGCAATGGGGGCTGCGATTCAACTTTACGCCAAGAAACGTAGGCAAGATCGAGAGAAGCTAGCACTAGAAGTATCTCAAGATTAA
- a CDS encoding DUF2811 domain-containing protein translates to MDATVSILAEIPEELHETLKGYLETHPDWDQDRVFAAALSLFLLQNGNCDSTASSREYRSAAKVYLSSIFQRTA, encoded by the coding sequence ATGGATGCGACGGTTAGTATATTGGCGGAAATTCCCGAAGAGTTGCACGAAACATTGAAAGGGTATTTGGAAACACACCCCGACTGGGATCAAGATCGGGTATTTGCCGCTGCTTTATCTTTATTCCTTCTGCAAAACGGCAACTGCGATAGCACGGCTTCGTCGCGTGAATATCGCAGTGCGGCTAAGGTCTACCTCAGCAGTATATTTCAACGTACGGCATGA
- a CDS encoding DUF3155 domain-containing protein, producing MARRRKRKSRRRLEGRKILEHIPQFSIDSGEDKPVTAARKFIHSSGIVPPALLLVRRNEHTTDRYFWAEKGLFGAQYVEENHFLFPSLRPQEETPEPRYEFAGSVR from the coding sequence TTGGCACGTAGACGTAAGCGCAAGAGTAGACGTCGTTTAGAGGGTAGAAAGATTCTCGAACATATTCCTCAGTTCAGTATTGATAGTGGAGAGGATAAGCCAGTGACTGCGGCACGTAAGTTTATTCACTCTTCAGGAATTGTACCGCCAGCGCTATTGTTGGTGAGACGAAACGAGCATACCACCGATCGGTATTTTTGGGCTGAGAAAGGACTTTTCGGGGCGCAGTATGTAGAAGAGAATCATTTCTTATTCCCCAGTCTCAGACCGCAGGAAGAAACTCCAGAACCTCGTTATGAATTTGCTGGCTCAGTTCGATAG